The following coding sequences lie in one Girardinichthys multiradiatus isolate DD_20200921_A chromosome 13, DD_fGirMul_XY1, whole genome shotgun sequence genomic window:
- the LOC124879778 gene encoding fatty acid-binding protein, liver-like, with protein MDFNGTWKVYSEENLEEFLKVIGAPEVVVKMRKDVKPVMVIKHTGRDFTCTMKTRFCSRVNSFTIGKESEICSLDGRKLKCTVREETGKLICETNKFTSVREIQGDEMIETVTAGSVTFISRSKRA; from the exons ATGGACTTCAACGGCACCTGGAAGGTTTATTCTGAGGAGAACCTGGAAGAATTCCTGAAAGTCATTG GTGCACCTGAGGTTGTTGTGAAGATGCGTAAGGATGTGAAACCAGTGATGGTGATCAAGCATACTGGCAGAGACTTCACCTGCACCATGAAGACTCGGTTCTGCAGCAGGGTCAACAGCTTCACCATCGGGAAAGAGTCGGAAATCTGCTCTCTGGATGGCAGGAAGTTAAAG TGCACTGTCAGGGAAGAAACTGGGAAGCTGATTTGTGAGACCAACAAGTTCACATCTGTCCGAGAAATTCAAGGAGACGAAATGATTGAG acGGTCACGGCCGGATCAGTGACTTTCATTAGCAGGAGCAAGCGGGCCTGA